In Apostichopus japonicus isolate 1M-3 chromosome 3, ASM3797524v1, whole genome shotgun sequence, a single genomic region encodes these proteins:
- the LOC139964321 gene encoding aquaporin-4-like has product MDRLKIMHEELQSVKFWRAVLAEFVAMVLLLFVGLGATSTFGGQSADTVHIALVFGLAIATLVHCTAHISGGHLNPAVTLAFLVMHRITPLRATLYIASQMLGATVGTALCRLVTPLSNNRYLGPTVVDEDILPSQAIVVEILLTFQLVWTVFATVDGGRKDITGSGPLAIGISVVIGHLSGIKYTGASMNPARSFGSAAIGGQWENHWVYWVGPALGGIIAAMSYDWIMDPNSNWDRVKKCATCEYGETENDEENHVTVLEPLPGNSARNG; this is encoded by the exons ATGGACCGACTCAAGATAATGCACGAGGAATTACAAAGTGTGAAGTTTTGGCGCGCTGTATTGGCTGAGTTTGTTGCCATGGTGCTATTACTGTTCGTCGGACTAGGGGCCACTTCAACGTTTGGTGGTCAGTCTGCAGATACTGTCCATATAGCCTTGGTGTTTGGTTTGGCTATTGCTACGCTAGTGCATTGTACGGCTCATATTAGTGGAGGCCACCTCAACCCGGCTGTCACTTTGGCGTTCCTCG TGATGCACAGGATAACACCATTACGAGCCACATTGTACATAGCTTCACAGATGCTCGGAGCCACGGTTGGTACAGCCCTTTGCAGATTAGTTACGCCTTTAAGTAACAACCGTTATCTTGGACCAACAGTCGTGGATGAAGATATTTTACCCTCACAAGCAATCGTTGTGGAGATTCTGCTAACTTTTCAGCTTGTTTGGACCGTATTTGCTACAGTAGATGGCGGGCGTAAGGATATAACAGGTTCTGGGCCTTTGGCGATCGGCATATCAGTCGTGATTGGGCATCTCTCAGGG ATCAAATATACTGGTGCTAGTATGAATCCGGCAAGATCTTTCGGCTCAGCTGCTATCGGGGGCCAATGGGAAAATCATTGG gTTTACTGGGTCGGCCCGGCCCTTGGAGGGATCATCGCTGCAATGTCATACGACTGGATCATGGATCCAAACTCGAACTGGGATCGGGTTAAAAAATGCGCGACTTGTGAATATGGCGAGACAGAAAATGACGAGGAGAACCACGTGACCGTTTTGGAACCCCTACCGGGAAATAGTGCAAGAAACGGTTGA
- the LOC139964327 gene encoding tubulin polymerization-promoting protein family member 2-like, which yields MAKTIQDVYKKYVGFGSTATAQKKDLTSANFMKMMNDAKLITGKLTRTDIDLVFTKSKEKGKTALTFAQFQGALKQIAKIKYGEDSDENVQKLITVLTSVAGPSTKGATKVAKNKATERLTDTSKYTGSHKERFNEDGKGRGIQGRKDTPDTSGYVTGYGDKGKYDETH from the exons ATGGCCAAAACAATCCAAGACGTGTACAAAAAATACGTGGGCTTTGGTTCTACTGCGACTGCGCAGAAGAAGGATCTTACAAGCGCTAACTTCATGAAGATGATGAATGACGCAAAATTGATTACCGGCAAACTTACCAGAACGGACATCGATTTAGTCTTCACTAA GTCCAAAGAGAAGGGCAAGACTGCTTTAACATTCGCTCAATTTCAAGGGGCCCTGAAACAAATAGCGAAGATTAAATACGGAGAAGATAGTGACGAAAATGTACAAAAACTGATTACTGTTCTAACCTCAGTGGCTGGACCTTCCACCAAGGGGGCAACG AAAGTAGCGAAGAACAAAGCGACTGAACGTTTGACTGACACATCCAAGTATACAGGTTCCCATAAGGAACGCTTCAACGAGGATGGCAAAGGTCGTGGCATCCAGGGACGTAAAGATACCCCGGATACATCAGGTTACGTCACAGGATACGGAGACAAGGGGAAATACGACGAGACTCACTGA